One genomic segment of Chelonia mydas isolate rCheMyd1 chromosome 1, rCheMyd1.pri.v2, whole genome shotgun sequence includes these proteins:
- the LOC102942364 gene encoding olfactory receptor 51G2 — protein sequence MSAVNDTKFKSSVFLLTGIPGQEDVQNLWISLPFCLMYVTSILGNSVILFIIKTDPSLHEPMYIFLSMLGATDLGLSIATIPTILGIFLFNSREISFDACFAQLLFIQSLQCFESSVLLLMAFDRFIAICDPLRYASILTLPRIAKMGLVCVLRGVAMILPFPLLLKRFQYCRANVLSHSYCLHMEVMTMACADITVNNIYGLFTTVLTVGLDSLLIFLSYVMIIKTVLSITSHKEFLRALNTCVSHLCAVLLFYTPEFSLTLIHRFGKGSSPLLQIVLGYVYLMVPPLINPVVYSVKSKHLRSRIIRVFVK from the coding sequence ATGTCAGCTGTCAATGACACCAAATTCAAATCTTCAGTGTTCCTTCTCAccgggatacctgggcaggaagacGTCCAAAATCTCTGgatctctctccccttctgcttAATGTATGTTACTTCAATATtaggaaattcagtcattctgttcattataaaaacagatccaagcctccatgagcccatgtacattttcctttccatgttgggCGCCACAGACCTTGGCTTATCGATAGCCACCATACCAACGATACTGGGCATATTCTTGTTTAACTCTCGGGAGATCAGCTTCGATGCCTGTTTTGCCCAGTTGCTCTTTATCCAGTCACTTCAATGCTTTGAATCCTCCGTGCTTTTGTTGATGGCTTTTGACCGCTTCATCGCGATCTGTGACCCGCTGAGATATGCCTCCATCTTAACTCTGCCGAGAATAGCCAAGATGGGACTGGTGTGTGTTCTAAGAGGGGTGGCCATGATACTCCCATTCCCCCTTCTCCTGAAGAGGTTTCAATACTGTCGAGCCaatgtcctctcccattcctactgTCTGCACATGGAGGTCATGACAATGGCATGTGCGGACATCACAGTCAACAACATCTATGGTCTGTTTACTACGGTCCTAACAGTGGGGTTGGACTCACTGCTCATCTTCCTTTCTTATGTGATGATCATCAAAACAGTGCTGAGCATCACGTCCCACAAGGAGTTCCTCAGGGCCCTGAACACCTGCGTCTCCCACCTCTGCGCTGTCCTGCTCTTCTACACGCCAGAGTTCAGCCTCACTTTGATACACAGATTCGGGAAGGGCtcttctcccttgcttcagattgtCCTGGGCTATGTCTACCTGATGGTTCCTCCACTGATTAACCCAGTCGTGTACAGCGTGAAAAGCAAACACCTTCGTTCGAGGATAATCAGGGTGTTCGTGAAGTGA